DNA from Bacteroides zoogleoformans:
TATATTTTTAGTAAAAATTTCCTCGACGTTTTTTATGGCTCATCCCCTACATATAAAATTCCTTGCACGGAAGTATAAATAAAGTTGCCGACTCCGGCAGAAAAGACCGCCATACAGGTGGGATACTTATTTTTTATCCTTCAGCAAGTCACGAATCTCCGCCAGCAACACTTCTTCTTTAGACGGTGCAGTCGGAGCGGCCGGAACGTCTTCTTTCTTCTTTTTTTCTGTCAACTTGCCAATCAATTTTATAAACAAGAAGATAGAGAAAGCAATAATCAGAAAGTCGAAGGTCACCTGCAAAAAGTTGCCATAATTCAGAGTCACTGCAGCAACTTCTTCTCCATTCACCATCTCGGCAGGTTTCATCACCCACTTCAAATCGGTAAAATTAACACCACCTACCAGTAAGCCGATAGGAGGCATAATCACATCGGCCACTATAGAAGAAACAATCTTCCCGAATGCCCCACCAATAATTACACCGACAGCCATGTCTATTACATTCCCCTTCATGGCAAAGGCCTTAAAATCTTGCAAAAATGAACTTTTTCCCATCTTTTGAATTATTTAATTATGATTTTCAGTGCAAATATAAAAACAATTTCGTACTTTTGCACCGCAAATCTAAAAAAAGCATTTTCAATTCGAGATATATTTGAATAAATATTATAAGAACCTTTAAAAGTTTAAACAAAAATGGTTAAAGTAGGTATTAATGGATTCGGACGCATCGGACGTTTCGTATTCCGCGCTGCACAGAAAAGAAACGATATTCAAATCGTTGGTATTAACGACCTTTGCCCGGTAGATTACTTGGCTTACATGCTGAAGTACGACACCATGCACGGACAGTTCGACGGAACTATCGAAGCCGACGTAGAAAATAGCCAGCTGATTGTAAACGGCAAAGCTATCCGTATTACGGCAGAAAAGAATCCGGCAGATTTGAAATGGAATGAAGTAGATGCAGAATATGTGGTAGAGTCCACCGGTTTGTTCCTGACGAAAGAAAAAGCCCAGGCTCACATCGAGGCCGGCGCAAAATATGTTGTAATGTCTGCTCCCTCCAAGGACGACACTCCGATGTTTGTTTGCGGTGTTAACGAGAAGACTTACGTTAAGGGCACTCAATTCGTATCTAACGCTTCTTGTACCACCAACTGCTTGGCTCCTATCGCCAAAGTATTGAACGACAAATGGGGCATCACAGACGGTTTGATGACCACCGTTCACTCTACAACCGCTACTCAGAAGACGGTTGACGGTCCTTCCATGAAAGACTGGAGAGGTGGCCGCGCTGCTTCAGGCAACATCATCCCCTCTTCTACCGGTGCCGCCAAAGCTGTAGGTAAAGTGATTCCTTCACTGAACGGCAAATTGACAGGTATGTCAATGCGCGTTCCGACTTTGGATGTATCTGTAGTTGACCTGACCGTAAACTTGGCCAAGCCCGCTACTTACGCTGAAATCTGCGCCGCCATGAAGGAAGCTTCCGAAGGCGAATTGAAGGGTATTCTGGGCTACACTGAAGACGCGGTTGTTTCTTCCGACTTCTTGGGTGACGTTCGCACTTCTATCTTCGACGCTAAAGCAGGTATAGCTTTGACTGATACTTTCGTTAAGGTTGTATCTTGGTATGATAACGAAATAGGTTATTCCAACAAGGTGCTCGACCTGATTGCTCACATGGCATCGGTTAACTGCTAATATACAGTTAGAAAATAATAAAAAATAGGCGACTTCTGTAAAAGTCGCCTATTTTTTTTGCAAATTTGCGAGCAGTTCACTTGTATGTCCGTCCGGGCTACATGAAAAAGATTATACTAACTTTAATAGCGCTTTGCTGTATGAACAACATATCGTCTCAAAACCCTTTTTTTGAAACATACTCCACATTACACGGAGTTGTTCCTTTTGACAAGATTAAGACGGAAGACTACGAACCTGCGATACAGGAAGGCATTCGCAGGCAAAATGCAGAAATAGAATCCATTATCACAAATCCCGAAAGTCCGACTTTTGCCAACACCATAGCGGCTTACGAGAAATCGGGCGAAATGCTTCAACGTGTCAGTTCCGTATTCAGCAATCTGCTTGGCGCAGAGACCAATGACGAACTGCAAGAACTTGCCAAGACAATCATGCCGCTGATGAGCGAGCATGCCAACAACATCAGCTTGAACGCACGGTTATTTGCGCGCATCAAGACCGTTCATGAGCAACAAGACAAAGAAAACTTGAATCCTGAACAGCAGAAACTGCTGGAAGAAATTTACAACGGCTTTGTGCGCAACGGCTCAAACCTGAAAGGGGAAGCCAAAGAGAAATACCGTGCCTTGTCCAAAGAACTCAGCCTGCTGACATTGCGGTTCAGTGAGAACAACCTGAAAGAAACGAATGCCTACCGACTTGTCATTACCGACCAATCACAGTTGGCCGGACTGCCCGGAAGCGCAATAGAAGCAGCGAAAGAAACTGCGAAAGAAAAATCTGTCGATGGTTGGGCATTTACTCTACAGGCTCCAAGCTACGGTCCTTTCATGATGTATGCTGACAACCGGGAATTACGTCGCGAGCTTTATATGGCATATAATACAAAATGCACTCACGACAATGCTTTCAATAATCTGGAAATAGTGAAGAAACTGGCCAATGTCCGTATGGAGATTGCCCGTCTGTTGGGTTTCGATAATTTTGCGGAATACAATCTGCAAGAGCGCATGGCACAAAACAGCGATGCTGTGTACAAACTGCTTAATCAATTGCTGGATGCATATACACCCACAGCCCAACAAGAACATGCAGAGGTGCAGGCACTGGCACGCCAAGAACAAGGAAAAGATTTTACGCTGATGCCGTGGGACTGGGCCTACTATTCTCATAAGCTGAAAGACCGGAAATTCAATATCGACGATGAAATGCTCCGTCCCTACTTCGAACTGAGCAAGGTTAAGGAGGGCGTATTCGGTTTGGCCACTCGCTTGTATGGCATCACTTTCAAGAAGACTCCGGACATTCCCGTCTATCACAAAGATGTGGACGCTTACGAAGTATTCGACAAGAACGGCAAATTTCTTGCCGTATTCTATACGGACTTCCACCCCAGAGCAGGAAAGCGTTCGGGCGCATGGATGACAAGCTATAAGGGACAACGGATAGATAAAAACAGCGGGGAGAACAGCCGCCCGCACGTATCCGTGGTGATGAACTTCACCAAACCGACACCAGATAAACCGGCTCTGCTCACTTTCGATGAAGTAGAAACATTCTTGCACGAGTTCGGACACAGCCTGCATGGGATGTTTGCCAATTCCACCTATGAAAGTTTAAGCGGAACCAACGTTTATTGGGATTTTGTGGAACTTCCTTCGCAAATCATGGAAAACTACGCCGTCGAGAAAGATTTTCTGCACACCTTTGCCCGACACTATCAAACAGGAGAATTGATGCCCGACGAATTGATACAGCGCATTACAGACTCTGCGAACTTCAACGCCGCCTATGCCTGCTTGAGACAAGTCAGCTTCGGATTGCTTGACATGGCGTGGTACACACGCAACACTCCGTTTGAGGGTGATGTGAAAACATATGAAAAGAAGGCTTGGGAAAAGGCACAAATTCTTCCTACAGTTGAAGAAGCTTGCATGAGTGCACAATTCTCCCACATCTTTGCCGGAGGATACTCTGCGGGATATTATAGCTACAAATGGGCGGAGGT
Protein-coding regions in this window:
- a CDS encoding M3 family metallopeptidase, with translation MNNISSQNPFFETYSTLHGVVPFDKIKTEDYEPAIQEGIRRQNAEIESIITNPESPTFANTIAAYEKSGEMLQRVSSVFSNLLGAETNDELQELAKTIMPLMSEHANNISLNARLFARIKTVHEQQDKENLNPEQQKLLEEIYNGFVRNGSNLKGEAKEKYRALSKELSLLTLRFSENNLKETNAYRLVITDQSQLAGLPGSAIEAAKETAKEKSVDGWAFTLQAPSYGPFMMYADNRELRRELYMAYNTKCTHDNAFNNLEIVKKLANVRMEIARLLGFDNFAEYNLQERMAQNSDAVYKLLNQLLDAYTPTAQQEHAEVQALARQEQGKDFTLMPWDWAYYSHKLKDRKFNIDDEMLRPYFELSKVKEGVFGLATRLYGITFKKTPDIPVYHKDVDAYEVFDKNGKFLAVFYTDFHPRAGKRSGAWMTSYKGQRIDKNSGENSRPHVSVVMNFTKPTPDKPALLTFDEVETFLHEFGHSLHGMFANSTYESLSGTNVYWDFVELPSQIMENYAVEKDFLHTFARHYQTGELMPDELIQRITDSANFNAAYACLRQVSFGLLDMAWYTRNTPFEGDVKTYEKKAWEKAQILPTVEEACMSAQFSHIFAGGYSAGYYSYKWAEVLDADAFSLFKQKGIFSQEVADSFRENILSKGGTEHPMTLYKRFRGQEPTIDALLIRNGIKK
- the gap gene encoding type I glyceraldehyde-3-phosphate dehydrogenase, encoding MVKVGINGFGRIGRFVFRAAQKRNDIQIVGINDLCPVDYLAYMLKYDTMHGQFDGTIEADVENSQLIVNGKAIRITAEKNPADLKWNEVDAEYVVESTGLFLTKEKAQAHIEAGAKYVVMSAPSKDDTPMFVCGVNEKTYVKGTQFVSNASCTTNCLAPIAKVLNDKWGITDGLMTTVHSTTATQKTVDGPSMKDWRGGRAASGNIIPSSTGAAKAVGKVIPSLNGKLTGMSMRVPTLDVSVVDLTVNLAKPATYAEICAAMKEASEGELKGILGYTEDAVVSSDFLGDVRTSIFDAKAGIALTDTFVKVVSWYDNEIGYSNKVLDLIAHMASVNC
- the mscL gene encoding large-conductance mechanosensitive channel protein MscL yields the protein MGKSSFLQDFKAFAMKGNVIDMAVGVIIGGAFGKIVSSIVADVIMPPIGLLVGGVNFTDLKWVMKPAEMVNGEEVAAVTLNYGNFLQVTFDFLIIAFSIFLFIKLIGKLTEKKKKEDVPAAPTAPSKEEVLLAEIRDLLKDKK